The proteins below come from a single Kitasatospora sp. NBC_00315 genomic window:
- a CDS encoding SDR family NAD(P)-dependent oxidoreductase gives MARQEHLHPSLPESVLATATAVIGSACRLPGAPDTASFWRLLDGAAEAVGTFPPGRFAEGEEARPGGYLDHVDRFDPEFFGISPAEAVAADPQQRLVLELAWEALEDAGIVPRTLAGRRAGVFVGSIGGDYATLVAQAPATVGRHSLTGLNRGIIANRVSYTLDLRGPSLTVDSAQSSSLVAVHLALESLRSGESEVALVAGVNLNLAPDSTLTVDRFGALSPDHRCFTFDARANGYVRGEGGVLLVLKPLARALADGDDVQAVLLGSAVNSDGATDGLTVPGGRTQTAVIRAAVERAGVEGRDVQYVELHGTGTQVGDPIEAAALGAALGAGREPGRPLLVGSAKTNVGHLEGASGIVGLLKTVLSVRHRRLPASLNFVTPNPAIDFEGLALRVRTESGPWPDESRPLVAGVSSFGVGGTNAHVVVAEAPAAAAGTSAASPAADAGVPAPSAASPAEAGASVAPLLWPVSARSAPALRAQAARLLALVEEQPGPDPVSLGRSLATSRSAFEHRAVVTGTERGELVDGLRALARGGQALNLVQGTAHRSGRTVFVFPGQGSQWEAMARELFATAPAFADKLRACEVALAPHTDWSLLDVLLGRPGAPGLERVDVVQPALFAVMVSIAALWEASGVRPDAVIGHSQGEIAAAHVSGALSLEDAAAVVALRARAIAGLAGPGAGGTPPGGMASVPLPEAEVRAALAPWAGRIGIAAVNGPSATVVSGERAALDELLAGYREAGVRVRLVPVDYASHSPQVEPLRDTLPVLLAGIRPRAARTAFYSTVTGGLLDTTELTPAYWYRNLRQTVELSSAVRAAHADGHLAFVEASAHPVLTVGLGQILDGAAAVTGTLRRDHGGLPQFHRAVAELYAQGGAVHWPDLFGPELHGPEPHGPGVRPVALPTYAFQRRRLWIDSTAARTPLAGAVAQPGLPQPNTDHAGLDHAGTELAGTNERGGAGAPVTPAVSSGSAVLESVRTSAALVLGQASAEAVDPDLTFKDLGFDSVSAVEFRNRLAAATGLTLPSTITYDRPTPRALAAHLHEQAGGAASPGAASAVARPPRDEEDPIAIVALSGRWPGGADTPEALWELLREGRDAIGGFPDNRGWDLDALYDPQGLRPGSSYTRQGGFLYDADRFDGAFFGLSPRESAAMDPQQRLLLESAWELTERAGIAPSELRGSRTGVFVGVMPQDYGPRLHETAEGHQGHALTGSLTSVASGRLAYVLGLEGPAITVDTACSSSLVAMHLAARSLRLGECDLALAGGATVMSGPGMFTEFSRQRGLAADGRCKPFAAAADGTAWAEGAGLVLLERLSDARRLGHPVLALVVGSAVNQDGASNGLTAPNGPSQERVIREALATAGLSPADVDVVEAHGTGTTLGDPIEAQALIAAYGPGRPAERPLLLGSLKSNIGHTQAAAGVTGVIKLVQALRHGELPGTLHLDRPSPHVDWSAGTVSLLTGTTEWPRTGRPRRAAVSSFGISGTNAHLILQAPPADPGAAVTAPPADPGAAVTAPPADPADWPQPWVLSARDDQALRETAARLLAHLDAGPAAGATVADIGYSLAAGRARFDHRAVLAGGDRVQLAALAAGGTAPGLVRGEAGGGRKLAVLLSGQGSQRPGAGRELYARHPVFARALDAAAELFDASGSLDVALREVLFAEPGTPLAALLDTTAYTQPALFTLQVALYRLAESFGVRPDHLIGHSIGELTAAHLAGVLSLPDAVTLVAARGRLMQALPEGGAMAALQGSEAEVRPLLAGLDGVDVAAVNGPGAVVVSGDAAEVRRIAATWRERGRRSKLLAVSHAFHSPHMDAVLDDFRRVAEGLEFAEPRIPVVSNLTGEPATADQLRSPEYWVRHIRGAVRFHDGIRALDALGVSAYLEIGPGAVLTALAEESLDARPDATSDERPEGPARTAVAVLRPDRPEADTFTEALARLHVHGVPVDWSAAHAGRGARRVTLPTYPFRRVRHWLDAPTGAAPAAAGLQSAGHPLLAAAVELPDEAGWLFTGLLSLRTHPWLADHAVGGAALLPGTAFVELALHAAARTGRAALADLTIEAPLTLTARGVRLRVSVGAADEAGRRPVQVHSRPVDGDGSWTRHAVGAAAVPEDTAPEDTAPEEPAEAEGARRWPPAGAVPVDTGELYGRLADRGYAYGPAFRGLRAAWRLGEEVYAEVGPAAEADAYGLHPALLDSALHAVIGVLRDTEALELPFSWQQVTLHAAGSAALRVRLRPDGPDTVALEVTDDTGAPVATVGALTLRAAAGGAIDSLYRPDWTPLALPEAPTRTPAPAGPADGPWAVLGEDEPLRGAIATVTGRSVSAHADLASLPAGPVTVLAPVPDAEHALALLRAWTADERFGRARLVLLTHRAVAVHGGEDIPDPTAAGVWGLVRAAAIEHPDRFVLADLDGAAAAAALPAALATGEPQLALRDEELFVPRLAAIRAGESLAPPAGAPAWRLDTETPGSLDSLRLLPAAEARRPLAAGEVRIALRAAGLNFRDVLITLGMYPGGARIGAEGAGVVLETGPGVTALAPGDRVMGLVQGTLGPVAVTDHRLLTPVPAGWSFAQAATVPVAFLTAYHGLYDLAGLRPGESLLVHAATGGVGQAAVQLARHGGSQVFGTASPGKWETLREQGLTRERIASTRTLDFEEGFRRATGGRGVDVVLNSLAREFTDASLRLLAPGGRFVEMGKTDQRDPAVVAADHDGAAYLAFDLFDVDPDRIARILAELAGLFESGAVRPLPVHAQDVRQAPQALRRLSQARHTGKLALTLPAALDEDGTVLVTGGTGTLGRLVARRLVTRHGVRRLLLTGRQGPAAPGAAELAAELTALGAEVTITAGDVADPEAVAALVAAVPAAHPLTAVVHTAGVLDDALLDSLTAQRLRAVERPKVDGALALHRATEHLDLAAFVLFSSAVGLLGNPGQAGYAAANTQLDALAQHRRVRGLPAVSLAWGHWAQAGGMAAGLTAAEAERLARTGLAPMTTEQALDLFDAALDSPHAVLAPARLDLAGASPEAVAPVLRGLVRARPGRGPATGTDGPAALLRRLAGKPPAEQQRLLLALVRSTAAAVLGHPDAESIRPRTGFMDSEFDSLGAIELRNRLNAATGLRLPTTVVFDQPTPVALAAHLRELLAPAPAEPEPPAAPDLLAELDRLEASFARTAPGAETRGQAVDRLAALLSALGGRPAAAGEDIAEQISAVSNDDIFDFIDNELGIS, from the coding sequence ATGGCGCGCCAGGAACACCTGCACCCGTCCTTGCCCGAGAGCGTGCTCGCGACTGCGACCGCCGTCATCGGATCCGCCTGCCGCCTGCCCGGAGCACCGGACACGGCCTCCTTCTGGCGGCTGCTGGACGGCGCCGCCGAGGCGGTCGGCACGTTTCCGCCAGGCCGCTTCGCCGAGGGCGAGGAGGCCCGCCCCGGCGGCTACCTCGACCACGTGGACCGGTTCGACCCCGAGTTCTTCGGTATCTCGCCGGCCGAGGCCGTCGCCGCCGATCCGCAGCAGCGGCTGGTGCTCGAACTGGCCTGGGAGGCACTGGAGGACGCGGGCATCGTGCCGCGCACCCTGGCCGGACGTCGGGCCGGGGTCTTCGTCGGCTCGATCGGCGGCGACTACGCCACCCTGGTCGCCCAGGCTCCGGCCACCGTGGGCCGGCACTCGCTGACCGGCCTGAACCGGGGCATCATCGCGAACCGGGTCTCCTACACGCTGGACCTGCGCGGCCCGAGCCTGACGGTGGACTCGGCCCAGTCCTCCTCCCTGGTCGCCGTCCACCTCGCGCTGGAGAGCCTGCGCAGCGGTGAGTCCGAGGTCGCGCTGGTCGCCGGGGTGAACCTCAATCTCGCGCCCGACAGCACGCTGACGGTCGACCGCTTCGGCGCGCTGTCCCCCGACCACCGCTGCTTCACCTTCGACGCCCGCGCCAACGGCTACGTACGGGGCGAGGGCGGCGTGCTGCTGGTGCTCAAGCCGCTGGCCCGCGCCCTCGCCGACGGCGACGACGTCCAGGCGGTGCTGCTGGGCAGCGCGGTCAACAGCGACGGCGCCACGGACGGGCTGACGGTGCCGGGCGGCCGGACCCAGACGGCGGTGATCCGGGCGGCCGTCGAGCGGGCCGGAGTGGAGGGCCGCGACGTCCAGTACGTCGAACTGCACGGCACCGGCACCCAGGTCGGCGACCCGATCGAGGCGGCCGCGCTGGGCGCCGCGCTCGGCGCCGGCCGCGAGCCCGGCCGGCCGCTGCTGGTCGGTTCGGCCAAGACCAACGTCGGTCACCTGGAGGGTGCGTCCGGCATCGTCGGTCTGCTCAAGACGGTGCTGAGCGTGCGCCACCGCCGGCTCCCGGCGAGCCTCAACTTCGTCACACCGAACCCGGCGATCGACTTCGAGGGGCTCGCCCTGCGGGTGCGCACCGAGTCCGGTCCCTGGCCGGACGAGAGCCGGCCGCTGGTCGCCGGTGTCAGTTCGTTCGGCGTCGGGGGCACCAACGCGCACGTGGTGGTCGCCGAGGCGCCCGCCGCGGCGGCCGGGACGTCTGCCGCCTCCCCGGCGGCTGACGCCGGCGTGCCCGCGCCTTCGGCCGCCTCCCCGGCGGAGGCAGGCGCGTCCGTTGCTCCGCTGCTCTGGCCCGTCTCCGCCCGCAGCGCGCCCGCGCTGCGGGCGCAGGCCGCCCGGCTGCTCGCCCTGGTGGAGGAGCAGCCCGGCCCGGATCCGGTCAGCCTCGGCCGCTCGCTCGCCACCAGCCGGTCGGCGTTCGAGCACCGGGCCGTCGTCACCGGAACCGAGCGCGGCGAACTGGTCGACGGGCTGCGGGCCCTGGCCCGGGGCGGCCAGGCGCTCAACCTGGTCCAGGGCACCGCACACCGCAGCGGCCGGACGGTCTTCGTCTTTCCCGGCCAGGGCTCCCAGTGGGAGGCGATGGCACGCGAACTGTTCGCCACCGCACCGGCGTTCGCCGACAAGCTGCGCGCCTGCGAGGTCGCGCTCGCGCCGCACACCGACTGGTCACTGCTGGACGTCCTGCTCGGCCGGCCGGGTGCGCCCGGTCTGGAGCGGGTGGACGTGGTGCAGCCCGCGCTGTTCGCGGTGATGGTCTCGATCGCCGCGCTCTGGGAAGCCTCCGGGGTTCGTCCGGACGCGGTGATCGGCCACTCCCAGGGGGAGATCGCCGCCGCGCACGTGTCCGGCGCGCTCTCGCTGGAGGACGCGGCCGCCGTCGTCGCGCTGCGGGCCCGGGCCATCGCCGGGCTGGCCGGTCCGGGCGCGGGTGGGACGCCCCCGGGCGGGATGGCCTCGGTGCCGCTGCCGGAGGCGGAGGTCAGGGCCGCCCTGGCGCCCTGGGCGGGACGGATCGGCATCGCGGCGGTCAACGGCCCCTCGGCCACGGTGGTTTCGGGCGAGCGCGCGGCGCTGGACGAACTGCTCGCCGGCTACCGCGAGGCGGGCGTACGGGTACGGCTCGTCCCGGTCGACTACGCCTCGCACTCGCCGCAGGTCGAGCCGCTGCGCGACACCCTGCCCGTGTTGCTCGCCGGGATCCGGCCGCGGGCCGCCCGGACGGCCTTCTACTCCACCGTCACCGGTGGTCTGCTGGACACCACGGAGCTCACTCCCGCGTACTGGTACCGCAATCTGCGGCAGACCGTCGAGCTCAGCAGCGCCGTCCGGGCCGCCCACGCCGACGGCCACCTGGCCTTCGTCGAGGCCAGTGCGCACCCGGTGCTGACGGTCGGCCTCGGGCAGATCCTGGACGGCGCGGCCGCGGTGACGGGCACCCTGCGGCGGGACCACGGCGGCCTGCCGCAGTTCCATCGCGCGGTCGCCGAACTGTACGCGCAGGGCGGCGCCGTGCACTGGCCCGACCTCTTCGGACCCGAGCTCCACGGCCCCGAACCCCACGGACCCGGCGTCCGGCCGGTGGCCCTACCGACGTACGCCTTCCAGCGGCGCCGGCTCTGGATCGACTCCACCGCCGCCCGTACACCGCTCGCCGGCGCCGTGGCGCAACCGGGCCTGCCGCAACCGAACACGGACCACGCGGGTTTGGACCACGCGGGTACGGAGCTGGCGGGCACGAATGAGCGGGGCGGCGCCGGGGCGCCGGTCACGCCGGCCGTTTCGAGCGGGAGCGCCGTACTGGAGAGCGTCCGGACCAGCGCCGCGCTCGTCCTCGGCCAGGCCTCCGCCGAGGCCGTCGACCCCGACCTCACCTTCAAGGACCTGGGCTTCGACTCGGTCTCCGCCGTGGAGTTCCGCAACCGGCTGGCCGCCGCCACCGGTCTCACGCTGCCCAGCACCATCACATACGACCGGCCCACCCCACGCGCGTTGGCGGCTCACCTGCACGAGCAGGCCGGCGGCGCCGCGTCGCCCGGCGCCGCGTCCGCCGTCGCTCGCCCGCCGCGTGACGAGGAGGACCCGATCGCGATCGTCGCCCTCAGCGGCCGCTGGCCGGGCGGCGCGGACACGCCCGAGGCGCTCTGGGAGCTGCTGCGCGAGGGCAGGGACGCGATCGGCGGCTTCCCCGACAACCGGGGCTGGGATCTCGACGCCCTGTACGACCCGCAGGGCCTGCGACCGGGCAGCTCCTACACCCGCCAGGGCGGCTTCCTGTACGACGCCGACCGCTTCGACGGCGCGTTCTTCGGGCTGAGCCCGCGCGAGTCGGCCGCGATGGATCCGCAGCAGCGGCTGCTGCTGGAGTCCGCCTGGGAGCTGACCGAGCGGGCCGGGATCGCGCCCTCCGAGCTGCGCGGCAGCCGCACGGGCGTGTTCGTCGGGGTGATGCCGCAGGACTACGGGCCCCGGCTGCACGAGACCGCCGAGGGTCACCAGGGCCACGCCCTGACCGGCAGCCTGACCAGTGTCGCCTCCGGCCGCCTCGCGTACGTCCTCGGGCTGGAGGGCCCGGCCATCACGGTCGACACGGCCTGCTCCTCCTCACTGGTGGCGATGCACCTGGCGGCGCGCTCGCTGCGGCTGGGGGAGTGCGACCTCGCGCTCGCCGGCGGCGCCACGGTGATGTCCGGGCCGGGCATGTTCACCGAGTTCAGCCGCCAGCGCGGGCTGGCCGCCGACGGCCGCTGCAAGCCGTTCGCGGCCGCCGCCGACGGCACCGCCTGGGCCGAGGGCGCGGGTCTGGTCCTGCTGGAGCGGCTCTCCGACGCCCGGCGGCTGGGCCACCCGGTGCTCGCCCTGGTCGTCGGCTCGGCGGTCAACCAGGACGGTGCGTCCAACGGGCTGACCGCCCCCAACGGCCCCTCCCAGGAACGGGTGATCCGTGAGGCGCTCGCCACCGCCGGGCTCTCCCCGGCCGACGTGGACGTGGTCGAGGCGCACGGCACCGGCACCACGCTGGGCGACCCGATCGAGGCCCAGGCCCTGATCGCCGCGTACGGGCCGGGGCGTCCGGCGGAGCGGCCGCTGCTGCTCGGTTCGCTGAAGTCGAACATCGGTCACACCCAGGCCGCGGCCGGGGTGACCGGTGTGATCAAGCTGGTCCAGGCCCTGCGACACGGTGAACTCCCCGGCACGCTGCACCTCGACCGGCCCTCGCCGCACGTCGACTGGTCGGCCGGTACGGTCTCGCTGCTCACCGGGACCACCGAGTGGCCCCGGACCGGACGCCCCCGCCGGGCCGCCGTCTCGTCCTTCGGCATCAGCGGCACCAACGCGCACCTGATTCTTCAGGCGCCGCCCGCCGATCCGGGGGCTGCCGTCACCGCGCCGCCCGCTGATCCGGGGGCTGCCGTCACCGCGCCGCCCGCTGATCCGGCCGACTGGCCGCAGCCCTGGGTGCTCTCCGCCCGGGACGACCAGGCGTTGCGGGAGACCGCCGCACGGCTGCTCGCCCACCTCGACGCCGGTCCCGCCGCCGGGGCGACGGTGGCCGACATCGGCTATTCGCTGGCCGCCGGCCGGGCCCGCTTCGACCACCGCGCGGTCCTGGCCGGCGGCGACCGTGTCCAGCTGGCCGCGCTCGCCGCGGGCGGGACGGCCCCCGGTCTGGTCCGCGGTGAGGCCGGAGGCGGCCGCAAGCTCGCCGTGCTGCTCTCCGGGCAGGGCAGCCAGCGGCCCGGCGCCGGGCGTGAACTGTACGCCCGCCACCCGGTGTTCGCGCGCGCCCTGGACGCCGCCGCCGAACTCTTCGACGCCTCGGGCAGCCTGGACGTGGCGCTGCGCGAGGTGCTGTTCGCCGAGCCCGGCACGCCGCTCGCCGCCCTGCTGGACACCACCGCGTACACCCAGCCGGCGCTGTTCACCCTGCAGGTCGCGCTGTACCGGCTCGCGGAGTCCTTCGGGGTGCGCCCCGACCACCTGATCGGGCACTCCATCGGTGAGCTGACCGCCGCCCACCTCGCCGGAGTGCTCTCGCTGCCGGACGCGGTCACCCTGGTCGCCGCCCGCGGCCGGTTGATGCAGGCGCTGCCCGAGGGCGGCGCGATGGCCGCGCTGCAGGGCAGCGAGGCCGAGGTGCGGCCGCTGCTGGCCGGGCTCGACGGGGTGGACGTCGCGGCCGTGAACGGCCCGGGCGCCGTGGTGGTCTCCGGTGACGCCGCCGAGGTGCGGCGGATCGCCGCCACCTGGCGCGAGCGGGGCCGCCGCAGCAAGCTCCTCGCGGTCAGCCACGCCTTCCACTCCCCGCACATGGACGCCGTGCTGGACGACTTCCGGCGCGTGGCCGAAGGTCTGGAGTTCGCCGAGCCCCGCATCCCGGTCGTCTCCAACCTCACCGGCGAGCCGGCCACCGCCGATCAGCTGCGCAGCCCGGAGTACTGGGTGCGACACATCCGGGGCGCGGTCCGCTTCCACGACGGGATCCGCGCACTGGACGCCCTCGGTGTCAGCGCCTACCTGGAGATCGGGCCCGGCGCCGTTCTCACCGCGCTCGCCGAGGAGAGCCTGGACGCGCGCCCGGACGCGACCTCCGACGAGCGTCCGGAGGGGCCCGCCCGCACCGCGGTCGCCGTCCTGCGGCCCGACCGCCCGGAGGCCGACACCTTCACCGAGGCCCTCGCCCGACTGCACGTGCACGGCGTACCGGTGGACTGGAGCGCCGCCCACGCGGGCCGGGGCGCCCGCCGGGTGACGCTGCCGACCTACCCCTTCCGGCGGGTGCGGCACTGGCTGGACGCGCCAACGGGGGCCGCGCCGGCCGCTGCCGGCCTGCAGTCGGCCGGTCACCCGCTGCTCGCCGCTGCCGTCGAACTGCCGGACGAGGCAGGGTGGTTGTTCACCGGGCTGCTCTCCCTGCGCACGCACCCGTGGCTCGCCGACCACGCGGTGGGCGGCGCCGCGCTGCTCCCCGGGACGGCCTTCGTCGAGCTCGCCCTGCACGCGGCGGCCCGCACCGGTCGGGCCGCGCTGGCGGACCTCACCATCGAGGCGCCGCTGACCCTCACCGCGCGCGGCGTCCGGCTCCGGGTCTCGGTCGGCGCGGCCGACGAGGCCGGGCGCAGGCCCGTCCAGGTCCACTCCCGGCCGGTGGACGGCGACGGTTCCTGGACCAGGCACGCCGTCGGTGCCGCCGCCGTGCCCGAGGACACGGCGCCCGAGGACACGGCGCCCGAGGAGCCCGCCGAGGCCGAGGGAGCGCGGCGCTGGCCGCCGGCCGGGGCCGTCCCGGTGGACACCGGCGAGCTGTACGGCCGGCTGGCCGACCGGGGCTACGCCTACGGCCCGGCCTTCCGGGGCCTGCGCGCCGCCTGGCGGCTCGGCGAGGAGGTGTACGCCGAGGTGGGCCCGGCCGCCGAGGCCGACGCGTACGGGCTGCACCCCGCGCTGCTGGACTCCGCCCTGCACGCGGTGATCGGCGTCCTGCGTGACACCGAAGCTCTCGAACTGCCCTTCTCCTGGCAGCAGGTGACCCTGCACGCGGCCGGCTCCGCCGCCCTGCGGGTCCGGCTGCGTCCGGACGGCCCCGACACGGTCGCCCTGGAGGTGACGGACGACACCGGCGCGCCGGTCGCCACGGTCGGCGCCCTCACCCTGCGGGCGGCCGCCGGCGGGGCGATCGACTCGCTGTACCGCCCGGACTGGACTCCGCTCGCCCTGCCCGAGGCCCCGACCCGGACCCCGGCTCCCGCCGGGCCCGCCGACGGGCCGTGGGCCGTACTCGGCGAGGACGAGCCGCTGCGCGGCGCGATCGCCACCGTCACCGGCCGGAGCGTCTCGGCCCACGCCGACCTCGCGTCGCTGCCCGCCGGCCCGGTGACCGTCCTGGCGCCGGTGCCGGACGCCGAGCACGCCCTCGCACTGCTCCGGGCCTGGACGGCGGACGAGCGGTTCGGCCGGGCCCGGCTGGTGCTGCTCACCCACCGGGCGGTCGCCGTCCACGGTGGCGAGGACATCCCGGACCCGACCGCCGCCGGAGTCTGGGGCCTGGTCCGCGCCGCGGCCATCGAGCACCCGGACCGCTTCGTGCTGGCCGATCTGGACGGCGCCGCCGCGGCGGCCGCCCTGCCCGCGGCGCTCGCCACCGGCGAGCCCCAACTCGCCCTGCGTGACGAGGAGCTGTTCGTCCCCCGGCTGGCCGCGATCCGGGCCGGCGAGAGCCTGGCCCCGCCGGCCGGCGCCCCCGCCTGGCGGCTCGACACCGAGACCCCCGGCAGCCTCGACAGCCTCCGGCTGCTGCCGGCCGCCGAGGCACGGCGGCCGCTCGCGGCGGGCGAGGTCAGGATCGCGCTGCGCGCCGCCGGCCTCAACTTCCGCGACGTGCTGATCACGCTGGGGATGTACCCGGGCGGGGCGAGGATCGGCGCCGAGGGCGCCGGCGTGGTGCTGGAGACCGGCCCGGGCGTCACCGCCCTCGCCCCCGGCGACCGGGTGATGGGCCTGGTCCAGGGTACCCTGGGCCCGGTCGCGGTCACCGACCACCGCCTGCTGACCCCCGTCCCGGCCGGCTGGAGCTTCGCCCAGGCGGCCACCGTCCCGGTCGCCTTCCTCACCGCCTACCACGGCCTGTACGACCTCGCCGGGCTGCGTCCCGGCGAGAGCCTGCTGGTGCACGCCGCGACCGGCGGCGTCGGCCAGGCGGCGGTCCAACTCGCCCGGCACGGCGGCTCGCAGGTCTTCGGCACGGCGAGCCCCGGCAAGTGGGAGACGCTGCGCGAGCAGGGCCTCACCCGGGAGCGGATCGCCTCCACCCGCACGCTCGACTTCGAGGAGGGGTTCCGCCGGGCCACCGGCGGGCGCGGCGTCGACGTCGTGCTGAACTCGCTGGCACGGGAGTTCACCGACGCCTCGTTGCGGCTGCTGGCCCCCGGCGGCCGGTTCGTCGAGATGGGCAAGACCGACCAGCGCGATCCGGCGGTCGTCGCCGCCGACCACGACGGCGCCGCCTACCTGGCCTTCGACCTCTTCGACGTGGATCCGGACCGGATCGCCCGGATCCTCGCGGAGCTGGCCGGCCTGTTCGAGAGCGGCGCCGTCCGGCCGCTGCCGGTGCACGCCCAGGACGTCCGGCAGGCCCCGCAGGCGCTGCGCCGGCTCAGCCAGGCCCGGCACACCGGCAAGCTGGCCCTCACCCTGCCCGCCGCCCTGGACGAGGACGGCACCGTCCTGGTCACCGGCGGTACCGGCACCCTCGGCCGACTGGTCGCCCGCCGCCTGGTCACCCGGCACGGCGTACGCCGTCTGCTGCTGACCGGCCGGCAGGGCCCGGCCGCCCCCGGCGCCGCCGAACTGGCCGCCGAACTCACCGCGCTGGGAGCCGAGGTGACGATCACCGCCGGTGACGTCGCCGACCCGGAGGCGGTGGCCGCGCTGGTCGCCGCCGTGCCCGCCGCACACCCGCTGACCGCCGTCGTGCACACGGCGGGAGTCCTGGACGACGCCCTCCTCGACTCGCTCACCGCACAGCGGCTGCGGGCGGTGGAGCGCCCGAAGGTGGACGGCGCGCTGGCCCTGCACCGGGCCACCGAACACCTGGATCTCGCCGCCTTCGTGCTCTTCTCCTCGGCGGTCGGTCTGCTCGGCAACCCGGGCCAGGCCGGCTACGCCGCCGCCAACACCCAGCTGGACGCGCTCGCCCAGCACCGCCGGGTACGCGGCCTGCCGGCCGTCTCGCTCGCCTGGGGCCACTGGGCGCAGGCCGGAGGGATGGCGGCGGGGCTGACCGCGGCCGAGGCCGAGCGGCTGGCCCGGACGGGCCTGGCCCCGATGACCACCGAGCAGGCGCTCGACCTCTTCGACGCCGCTCTCGACTCGCCCCACGCGGTGCTCGCACCCGCCCGGCTCGACCTGGCCGGGGCGTCGCCGGAGGCCGTCGCCCCGGTGCTGCGGGGCCTGGTCCGGGCCCGGCCCGGGCGCGGCCCGGCGACCGGGACCGACGGTCCGGCGGCCCTGCTGCGCCGGCTCGCCGGAAAGCCGCCGGCCGAGCAGCAGCGACTGCTGCTGGCGCTCGTCCGCTCGACCGCCGCGGCGGTGCTGGGCCACCCGGACGCCGAGTCGATCCGGCCCCGGACCGGGTTCATGGACTCGGAGTTCGACTCGCTGGGGGCGATCGAGCTGCGCAACCGGCTGAACGCCGCCACCGGGCTCCGGCTGCCCACCACGGTGGTCTTCGACCAGCCCACGCCGGTCGCCCTGGCAGCCCATCTGCGCGAGCTGCTCGCCCCCGCACCCGCCGAACCCGAGCCACCGGCCGCCCCCGATCTGCTGGCCGAACTGGACCGGCTGGAGGCGTCGTTCGCCCGGACGGCACCCGGCGCCGAGACCCGGGGACAGGCCGTGGACCGGCTCGCCGCACTGCTGAGCGCCCTCGGCGGCCGCCCGGCCGCCGCCGGTGAGGACATCGCGGAGCAGATCTCCGCGGTCAGCAACGACGACATCTTCGACTTCATCGACAACGAGCTCGGAATTTCCTGA